From a region of the Cytobacillus sp. IB215665 genome:
- a CDS encoding acetyl-CoA C-acetyltransferase: MREAVIVAGARTPVGKAKKGTLKDVRPDDLGAAAVKETLKRAGNYEGNIDDLIIGCAMPEAEQGLNMARNIGALAGLPYTVPAVTVNRYCSSGLQTIAYGAEKIMLGHADTVIAGGAESMSLVPMMGHVVRPNAKLAESAPEYYMGMGHTAEQVAMKYGITREEQDAFAVRSHQKAAKAIAEGKFADEIVPVDVTIRSVGKDNKVQEKGIQFSQDEGVRPDSSVEGLAKLRPAFSVTGSVTAGNASQTSDGAAAVMVMDREKADSSGLKPMAKFRSFAVGGVPPEIMGVGPVVAVPKALKLAGLELADIGLFELNEAFASQSIQVIRELGLDEEKVNVNGGAIALGHPLGCTGAKLTLSLIHEMKRRNEQFGIVTMCIGGGMGAAGVFELV, translated from the coding sequence GTGAGAGAAGCTGTTATTGTTGCTGGTGCTCGAACACCGGTTGGTAAAGCGAAAAAAGGGACACTAAAAGATGTACGTCCTGATGATTTAGGGGCTGCTGCAGTAAAGGAAACATTAAAACGTGCAGGTAACTATGAAGGTAATATAGATGATTTAATCATTGGTTGTGCAATGCCAGAGGCAGAACAGGGATTAAATATGGCTAGAAATATTGGGGCGCTTGCTGGGTTACCTTACACAGTTCCAGCAGTTACAGTAAATAGATATTGTTCATCTGGCTTACAAACGATTGCCTACGGTGCAGAAAAAATCATGCTTGGTCACGCAGATACAGTTATTGCTGGTGGGGCAGAATCAATGAGTTTAGTACCAATGATGGGGCATGTTGTTCGTCCAAATGCTAAGCTTGCTGAGAGTGCACCAGAATATTACATGGGCATGGGTCATACAGCTGAACAAGTTGCAATGAAATATGGTATTACGCGAGAAGAACAGGATGCATTTGCTGTGCGAAGCCATCAGAAAGCAGCGAAAGCAATTGCAGAAGGAAAGTTTGCTGATGAAATCGTACCAGTAGACGTAACAATACGTTCAGTAGGTAAAGACAATAAAGTTCAAGAAAAAGGAATTCAATTTTCTCAAGATGAAGGTGTACGCCCGGATTCCTCTGTTGAAGGATTAGCGAAACTTAGACCAGCATTTTCTGTCACAGGATCTGTAACAGCTGGTAATGCTTCGCAAACGAGTGACGGTGCAGCAGCGGTGATGGTGATGGATAGAGAAAAAGCTGATTCATCTGGCTTGAAGCCGATGGCTAAATTCCGTTCATTTGCAGTCGGTGGAGTACCACCAGAAATCATGGGAGTTGGACCGGTAGTAGCTGTTCCTAAAGCATTAAAATTAGCTGGGTTAGAATTAGCTGATATTGGCTTATTCGAATTAAATGAGGCGTTTGCTTCACAATCAATTCAAGTTATTCGTGAATTAGGTTTAGATGAAGAAAAGGTTAACGTGAATGGTGGGGCAATTGCATTAGGGCATCCACTTGGTTGTACGGGAGCTAAACTTACGTTATCTCTGATTCATGAAATGAAACGCCGTAACGAACAATTTGGGATTGTGACGATGTGTATTGGTGGCGGTATGGGTGCTGCTGGGGTATTTGAATTAGTATAG